In the genome of Aulosira sp. FACHB-615, one region contains:
- a CDS encoding EAL domain-containing protein, whose translation MSQKCPTSKTCACCHLARCQSQEAGRIFLWFPVSHTLTKVTNYLQQSELKYELMQERPGLSVDCKPGQAQEIARKLAKLLAPRELQETQVLFIRGAIQPQLQDFSDIVSLQRFIKFNQSDWLVDMLAKEQFTSYFQPIVSIQNTSQVYGYESLLRGLDEQGNLLSIEPILELATEAGLIPQLDRLARLKSITEFSRHQVNGKIFINFSPTALYDPVSCLRSTVAAIDQAGISHERVVFEVVESDNPQDLAHLKAVLQFYRDSGFSVALDDLGSGYSGLNLLHQLRPDFIKLDMELIRDVHQDLYKASITEKILEIAQKLNIYTVAEGIECIEELNWLRERGATFAQGYLIAKPHPEPVTITPHFDAIALSLASVDDQPIKQQVKHQSESERIVAAVTQRIRKSLELNEILQTTADEVRQLFAVDRVVIYRFEPDWSGLVAVESLAPGCMSLLGWNVMDTCFLSTRADYYQQGNTRAIENIENEGLSPCHIQLLRKLQIRANLVVPILQQERLWGLLIAHQCSSTRQWRQSEINLFNQLAEQAAIAIHQSELYHKLQKANQELQRLAASDGLTQVANRRCFDDTLNNEWQRLAREQAYLSLILCDVDCFKLYNDTHGHLAGDDALRNVAQAISQIIKRPADLVARYGGEEFAIILPYTNAEGAIAVATEIQTHIRALQLPHPKSEVNQFITLSLGVATIIPNHQSSPATLIAAADQGLYQAKAQGRNCIVQIDCERC comes from the coding sequence ATGAGCCAGAAATGTCCTACTTCCAAAACTTGTGCTTGTTGTCATCTTGCACGTTGCCAAAGCCAGGAAGCAGGCAGGATTTTTCTCTGGTTTCCTGTTTCCCATACCTTAACAAAAGTCACAAATTACTTGCAGCAGTCTGAGCTAAAGTATGAACTCATGCAAGAGCGTCCGGGGTTAAGTGTAGACTGTAAACCCGGACAAGCCCAGGAAATTGCTCGAAAACTAGCTAAACTTTTAGCGCCAAGAGAGTTGCAAGAGACGCAAGTTTTGTTTATTCGCGGTGCTATTCAACCGCAACTGCAAGACTTTAGTGATATTGTTTCATTACAACGCTTCATTAAGTTTAATCAATCTGACTGGCTAGTAGATATGCTGGCCAAAGAACAATTCACGAGTTACTTTCAACCAATTGTTTCAATTCAGAATACGTCCCAAGTTTATGGATATGAGTCGCTGTTACGTGGCTTAGATGAACAAGGTAATTTATTGTCAATAGAACCAATATTAGAATTAGCAACAGAAGCTGGACTGATACCCCAATTAGACCGACTGGCTCGCCTCAAAAGCATCACGGAATTTAGCCGTCATCAAGTCAACGGGAAAATTTTTATCAATTTTTCACCCACAGCATTGTATGACCCCGTTTCTTGTCTCCGTAGTACAGTCGCCGCAATTGATCAAGCAGGTATTTCCCATGAACGGGTTGTTTTTGAAGTTGTCGAGTCAGATAATCCTCAAGATTTAGCTCACCTCAAAGCCGTATTGCAATTTTACCGAGATTCAGGGTTTTCAGTTGCCTTGGATGATCTTGGCTCTGGTTATTCTGGTTTGAACTTGTTGCATCAGCTACGCCCAGACTTTATCAAGTTAGATATGGAGTTAATTCGAGATGTGCATCAAGATTTGTATAAAGCTTCAATTACCGAGAAAATTTTGGAAATTGCCCAAAAGTTAAATATCTATACCGTTGCTGAAGGAATTGAGTGTATTGAGGAATTAAATTGGTTAAGAGAAAGAGGCGCGACTTTTGCTCAAGGCTATTTAATTGCTAAACCTCATCCTGAACCTGTGACGATAACTCCGCACTTTGATGCGATCGCCTTAAGTTTAGCATCGGTGGATGATCAACCAATCAAGCAGCAGGTAAAACACCAAAGTGAGTCTGAACGCATTGTTGCTGCTGTCACCCAGCGCATCCGCAAATCTTTAGAGTTAAACGAAATTTTGCAAACCACAGCCGATGAAGTGCGACAATTGTTTGCTGTAGACCGAGTGGTAATTTATCGCTTTGAACCAGACTGGAGTGGGTTAGTCGCTGTCGAGTCTTTAGCACCAGGTTGTATGTCTTTGTTGGGATGGAATGTGATGGATACTTGTTTTCTTTCCACCCGCGCCGATTATTACCAGCAAGGCAATACCAGAGCAATTGAAAATATAGAAAATGAAGGACTATCACCTTGTCACATTCAACTGTTGCGGAAGTTACAAATTCGGGCAAACTTGGTTGTACCGATTCTGCAACAAGAGCGTTTATGGGGATTATTAATTGCTCATCAATGTAGTAGTACTAGACAATGGCGGCAATCGGAGATTAATTTATTTAACCAGTTAGCCGAACAAGCTGCGATCGCCATTCACCAATCGGAACTCTACCATAAATTACAAAAAGCAAACCAAGAATTACAGCGTCTTGCGGCTTCTGATGGTCTGACTCAAGTAGCGAATCGGCGCTGCTTTGATGACACACTTAACAACGAATGGCAAAGATTAGCCAGAGAACAAGCTTACTTATCTTTAATTTTATGTGATGTCGATTGTTTTAAACTCTACAACGATACTCATGGACATCTGGCGGGAGACGATGCTTTAAGAAATGTTGCCCAAGCAATTTCTCAGATCATTAAACGCCCTGCGGATTTAGTAGCTCGCTATGGCGGCGAAGAATTTGCCATTATTTTACCTTATACCAATGCTGAAGGTGCGATCGCAGTTGCCACAGAAATTCAAACTCATATCCGTGCATTGCAATTGCCACATCCCAAGTCTGAAGTCAATCAATTCATTACCCTTAGTCTCGGTGTCGCAACCATCATTCCCAATCATCAATCGTCCCCTGCAACCTTAATTGCTGCTGCTGATCAAGGACTGTATCAGGCAAAAGCCCAAGGGCGAAACTGTATAGTACAGATTGACTGTGAAAGATGCTAA